From the Lepus europaeus isolate LE1 chromosome 14, mLepTim1.pri, whole genome shotgun sequence genome, the window GGGCACAGGAATGCAGgtcaggaaagagaaaatcacactgGAGCTActcaatttctttaaaatcacTGAGCAAGAAAAGCAACATTGAACTTCCAGACTGATTTTACACAAGTTCTATACAGTACCTTGACTCAAATCCAAGAGCGAAACTTAAGACTCTCCTCCTCTATTTTTGGTAAACAACTGCATGGTAAACTTAGATGACTTTTGCCCCTGGATTTTACCTAGGAGtggccttttaatttttttttatttaaaagagggcCGGTTTGGCACTTTTATACTGATGTCACCAATGTTAATATTTCTTGGGATCTCAGGAAGGTTCATATTCTTTACAGCTGACACAGCACGGGCTGGGGCTCCTGCTAAGCCAGCCTCAGATTTCTCCAGCTTATTCTGTGCATCAATCTGTGTAACAATCTCAGTCATGTTGGTCTCTAACACCATTCCCCCCATCACCATTTCTGCAAGAATATTGTGAACCTTGTCTACGTGGAAAATCAAATCCAGCTCACAGACATTTTCAAAACACTTGTCTAATGTTTCCACGAATACATGAATTAGATCTAAAATGCCAAGTTCCCTTTCTGAAGAATCCACACAGAAGACAAAATATAATGTTGCATTATGTCTATAAATCAGTTTGTTGTCAGATCCTCCAATTAATAATCCTCCTTCCAGGAAATTACAGACATTCTCATCCCTCTTGGAGACCAAGTGGAAAGTCTCCCTGATGATCTGCTGCTGTGTATCTTCACTGTAGGGCTGGTAGAACTTGGAGAGCCGCGGCTTCCCGTGGTTGTTGAAGATAAGGATCGCCTTGATcatggctgggccgggctgggtgCCCCGGTGGGCGCtaggggccagggtgggggcaggcacgCAAGCTAGCCTTGCCTCAGGATCTGGCAGGCGAGCCTTCCCCACCCGCCCCCTGCCACGCTCctgggccgcggggcggggcctcaGACCAAACTCTTCTAACGTGAAGCATTGCGATAGTCTCAAAAATAATCCATCATTTTCCTCGTAGTTCCTTGAAGTCTGCACACGCAGATGGAATGTCACTTCTGAGATGGCAACTAAAGTGTGTGTCCGTCACAAAGCCCTCCCTCCGTGGCCTTCCCTCACAATGGGAATGAAGTCCAGTTCCTGTGACATGGCAGCTGGTCACTCAGTGGGCACAGGTGACTGCCTGCCGTTCTCCCCGGGGGCCGGGGGCTTTCCCATCTCcttgatttctttggttttttcttttcccagGGAGTCACAGTTTCACTCCATTATTTTGTTCTGCTCAAAATTCGTCTTTCTCAGAGCCCTTTCCTAACTACATATGTAAGACAGAAATTCACCTAACCCTGTCATTCTTTATCCTccacaaaatacagaaaagttgcgtattgacatttttttttttttgacaggcagagtggacagtgaaagagagagagacagagagaaaggtcttcctttgccgttggttcaccctccaatggctggcgcaccgcgctgatctgatggcaggagccaggtgcttctcctggtctcccatgcaggtgcagggcccaagcacttgggccatcctccactgcactcccgggccacagcagagagctggcctggaagagaggcaactgggacagaatccggtgccccgaccgggactagaacctggtgtgccggtgccgctaggcagaggattagcctgttgagccgcagcgccggcctgcctATTGACATTTTGAAGATAGTAGTGTATGTTGCTGGTCTGGTTCCATGGGAGCTGAGAGTGggctgtctcccactgcttttcccagtctatgaagcagggagctgtatcagaagtggagcagcctggatacaaactggtgcccatatgggatgctggcatggcaagtggcAGTGTTACCCaatata encodes:
- the LOC133773769 gene encoding AP-3 complex subunit sigma-1-like translates to MIKAILIFNNHGKPRLSKFYQPYSEDTQQQIIRETFHLVSKRDENVCNFLEGGLLIGGSDNKLIYRHNATLYFVFCVDSSERELGILDLIHVFVETLDKCFENVCELDLIFHVDKVHNILAEMVMGGMVLETNMTEIVTQIDAQNKLEKSEAGLAGAPARAVSAVKNMNLPEIPRNINIGDISIKVPNRPSFK